The Pseudomonas fulva 12-X sequence CGCATAAAAGTGGAAAAAAAAATTAGTTGCTGCTCTGTTTAGAAGGAAGAACGAGGGGGTGGTGAGGAATAGCCTTTCTACTAACGAGAGCAAAAGGACACCTTCAAATGCCTACCTCGATCGGCAACTGCCAAGAGCAAGAGACTGCAATTGACCCGCGTGCGCTTCGCCAGGCCTTCGGCACTTTCGCCACTGGCGTGACGGTAATCACCACCCATGATGACGAAGGTCTCCCCCGCGGGATGACGGCCAACTCTTTCACTTCGGTTTCCCTGGACCCGCCGCTGCTTCTGGTTTGCGTTGGAAAATCCGCTTCCAGCTACCAGGCTTTCTCGCAAGCTAAAAGCTTTGCAGTCAACATCTTGCATGAGGATCAGGTGGACGTTTCCAACAAGTTCGCCTCGAAGGCTGCGGATAAGTTCGACACCGTAAGGCACGACAAAGTACATACCGGTGCACCGATTCTTACCGACAGCCTGACCTGGTTCGACTGCTCGACTCATCAGCGTGTAGAGGCCGGTGACCATGTTGTGCTGATTGGTCAGGTTCAGGCCTTTGGTACCAGCCCGAAGTCGCCTCTGTGCTTTAATCGAGGCAGCTACGCCAGCCTCAAGAACCCGCTGCCGGAGACGTGGCTGAACTCGCACGGCATGGTGAATACCTACCTGATCGAAGCCAACGACTCGATTCTGCTGCGCGCTGACGCCAGCGGTGGTTGGACGCTGCCTGAGTCTTCCAAGATCAAGGACAAGTCGGTACTGCCTATTGGCGATGGCTCCATCACCCTGCTTCCCGAAACCACCTTCCTTTACTCCGTATTCGATGTCGACGACAAGGATCCGGGCTACATCGTGTTCCGCGCCCAGATCGCCGACGATCTGGTAGCCGAGCTGCCCGATTCCTACCGTTTCTTCCCCGTCGAAGAACTGCCCCTGGATCTCATTCCCAACAATGAGGTGCGAGCTGTAGTGCGCCGCTACGTGCGTGAGCGCAAGGAACAACGGTTCAGCATCTACATGGGCACCACCGATGGTGGCCGTGTGGCAATGATCGATGGGTCTTCTCAGCCCTGGGCTGACTTCAAGCGCGAACAGCAGCTCTAACAGTAGGAATCCCCATGCAAACTACAGTCAGAACTACCGAAGGCACCCGCCTGAAACTCTTCATCAATGGTGAGTACGTCGCGCCCAATTCGGGTGAATACGTAGACAGCTTTGATCCTGCCACAGGCGAGGTTTGGTACCAGTTCGCTCAGGCTGATTCGGTCGATGTGGATCGTGCCGTACAGGCCGCGCGCCAGGCATTTGTGAATCCCGCCTGGCGTCGGATGACCCAGACAGACCGCGGCAAGCTGGTTCGTCGTCTGGCCGAGCTCATCGCTGAAAACGCTGAGGAGCTTGCACTGCTGGAGTGTCGTGACAACGGCAAGCTGCTGCGTGAAATGCGCGCGCAAATGAAAGCGATGCCGGACTCCTATACCTACTTCGCGGGTATGGCCGACAAGCT is a genomic window containing:
- a CDS encoding flavin reductase family protein, coding for MPTSIGNCQEQETAIDPRALRQAFGTFATGVTVITTHDDEGLPRGMTANSFTSVSLDPPLLLVCVGKSASSYQAFSQAKSFAVNILHEDQVDVSNKFASKAADKFDTVRHDKVHTGAPILTDSLTWFDCSTHQRVEAGDHVVLIGQVQAFGTSPKSPLCFNRGSYASLKNPLPETWLNSHGMVNTYLIEANDSILLRADASGGWTLPESSKIKDKSVLPIGDGSITLLPETTFLYSVFDVDDKDPGYIVFRAQIADDLVAELPDSYRFFPVEELPLDLIPNNEVRAVVRRYVRERKEQRFSIYMGTTDGGRVAMIDGSSQPWADFKREQQL